A region from the Canis lupus dingo isolate Sandy chromosome X, ASM325472v2, whole genome shotgun sequence genome encodes:
- the SLC10A3 gene encoding P3 protein isoform X1, with protein MQSWTKASREELCHLRTQPRAKPSPWTLLWATGQHQQGCSPEPQRAWTHGPLGGAMVFRRGRGSCRWWPGLGVGGGCPGPLGLLRASLLLVSLPLGARGTASANLSTAVSQTVPLPGGRYLSIGDGSVLEFEFPEESEGIIVISSQYPGQGNRTGPRPVLKVTSLDTEVLTIKNVSAITWGGGGGFVVSIHSGLPGLAPLHIQLMDPRETPPVLIEERRDFCIKVSPAEDTPTALGTDMVHFSENPILYLLLPLIFVNKCSFGCKVELEVLKGLLQSPQPMLLGLLGQFLVMPFYAFLMAKVFMLPKALALGLIITCSSPGGGGSYLFSLLLGGDVTLAISMTFISTVAATGFLPLSSAIYSHLLSIHETLHVPISKILGTLLFIAIPIAAGVVIKSKLPKFSQLLLQVIKPFSFVLLLGGLFLAYRMGVFILAGVRLPIVLVGLTVPLVGLLVGYCLATCLKLPVAQRRTVSIEVGVQNSLLALAMLQLSLRRLQADYASQAPFIVALSGTSEMLALVIGHFIYSSLCSVP; from the exons ATGCAAAGCTGGACCAAGGCCTCCCGG GAAGAGCTCTGCCATCTGAGAACACAGCCCAGGGCCAAGCCCAGCCCATGGACCCTTCTCTGGGCAACCGGACAGCACCAGCAGGGCTGCTCTCCTGAGCCACAGAGGGCCTGGACACACGGTCCTCTGGGAGGAGCCATGGTGttcaggaggggcaggggcagctgtCGGTGGTGGCCTGGACTGGGAGTCGGGGGAGGTTGCCCAGGCCCCCTAGGCCTGCTCAGGGCTTCCTTGCTGCTTGTCAGCCTGCCTTTGGGGGCCCGGGGAACAGCCAGTGCCAACCTCAGCACAGCTGTGAGCCAGACGGTGCCACTGCCAGGGGGCCGATACTTGAGCATTGGGGACGGCTCTGTGCTGGAGTTTGAGTTCCCAGAGGAGAGCGAGGGCATCATCGTGATCTCCAGCCAGTACCCGGGCCAGGGCAACAGGACAGGGCCCAGGCCGGTGCTGAAGGTCACCTCCTTGGACACAGAGGTGCTGACCATCAAGAACGTGAGTGCCATAACCTGGGGCGGTGGGGGCGGCTTTGTGGTGAGCATCCACTCAGGCCTGCCTGGGCTAGCCCCACTCCACATCCAGCTCATGGACCCCCGTGAGACTCCGCCCGTGCTAATTGAGGAACGGAGAGATTTCTGCATCAAGGTGTCACCTGCCGAAGACACCCCTACCGCCCTTGGCACTGACATGGTCCACTTCTCGGAGAACCCAATACTCTACTTGCTCCTGCCTCTTATCTTTGTCAACAAGTGTTCATTTGGGTGCAAAGTAGAACTCGAGGTTCTGAAGGGGCTCCTGCAGAGCCCCCAGCCTATGCTGCTGGGCCTCCTGGGCCAGTTCCTGGTCATGCCCTTCTATGCTTTCCTGATGGCCAAGGTCTTCATGCTGCCCAAGGCCCTGGCTCTAGGCCTCATCATCACCTGCTCGTCGCCCGGCGGCGGGGGGAGCTACCTCTTCAGCCTCCTCCTTGGAGGGGACGTCACCCTGGCCATCTCCATGACTTTCATCTCAACAGTGGCTGCCACCGGCTTCCTGCCGTTGTCCTCCGCCATCTACAGCCATCTGCTCAGCATCCACGAAACCCTCCACGTGCCCATCTCCAagatcctggggaccctgctgTTCATCGCTATCCCCATAGCAGCAGGCGTGGTGATCAAGTCCAAGCTCCCCAAGTTCTCCCAGTTGCTGCTGCAGGTCATCAAGCCCTTCAGCTTTGTGCTTCTCCTGGGTGGCCTCTTCCTGGCCTACCGCATGGGGGTCTTCATCCTGGCTGGCGTCAGGCTGCCCATCGTACTGGTGGGCCTCACAGTGCCCCTGGTTGGCCTCCTGGTGGGCTACTGTCTGGCCACCTGCCTGAAGCTGCCAGTGGCCCAGCGGCGGACGGTGAGCATTGAGGTAGGGGTGCAGAACAGCCTGCTGGCCTTGGCCATGCTGCAGTTGTCCCTCCGGCGCCTTCAAGCAGACTACGCCTCCCAGGCCCCCTTCATTGTAGCACTGAGCGGCACCTCGGAGATGCTGGCCTTGGTGATTGGCCACTTCATCTACAGCAGCCTGTGCTCAGTCCCCTGA
- the SLC10A3 gene encoding P3 protein isoform X2 — translation MVFRRGRGSCRWWPGLGVGGGCPGPLGLLRASLLLVSLPLGARGTASANLSTAVSQTVPLPGGRYLSIGDGSVLEFEFPEESEGIIVISSQYPGQGNRTGPRPVLKVTSLDTEVLTIKNVSAITWGGGGGFVVSIHSGLPGLAPLHIQLMDPRETPPVLIEERRDFCIKVSPAEDTPTALGTDMVHFSENPILYLLLPLIFVNKCSFGCKVELEVLKGLLQSPQPMLLGLLGQFLVMPFYAFLMAKVFMLPKALALGLIITCSSPGGGGSYLFSLLLGGDVTLAISMTFISTVAATGFLPLSSAIYSHLLSIHETLHVPISKILGTLLFIAIPIAAGVVIKSKLPKFSQLLLQVIKPFSFVLLLGGLFLAYRMGVFILAGVRLPIVLVGLTVPLVGLLVGYCLATCLKLPVAQRRTVSIEVGVQNSLLALAMLQLSLRRLQADYASQAPFIVALSGTSEMLALVIGHFIYSSLCSVP, via the coding sequence ATGGTGttcaggaggggcaggggcagctgtCGGTGGTGGCCTGGACTGGGAGTCGGGGGAGGTTGCCCAGGCCCCCTAGGCCTGCTCAGGGCTTCCTTGCTGCTTGTCAGCCTGCCTTTGGGGGCCCGGGGAACAGCCAGTGCCAACCTCAGCACAGCTGTGAGCCAGACGGTGCCACTGCCAGGGGGCCGATACTTGAGCATTGGGGACGGCTCTGTGCTGGAGTTTGAGTTCCCAGAGGAGAGCGAGGGCATCATCGTGATCTCCAGCCAGTACCCGGGCCAGGGCAACAGGACAGGGCCCAGGCCGGTGCTGAAGGTCACCTCCTTGGACACAGAGGTGCTGACCATCAAGAACGTGAGTGCCATAACCTGGGGCGGTGGGGGCGGCTTTGTGGTGAGCATCCACTCAGGCCTGCCTGGGCTAGCCCCACTCCACATCCAGCTCATGGACCCCCGTGAGACTCCGCCCGTGCTAATTGAGGAACGGAGAGATTTCTGCATCAAGGTGTCACCTGCCGAAGACACCCCTACCGCCCTTGGCACTGACATGGTCCACTTCTCGGAGAACCCAATACTCTACTTGCTCCTGCCTCTTATCTTTGTCAACAAGTGTTCATTTGGGTGCAAAGTAGAACTCGAGGTTCTGAAGGGGCTCCTGCAGAGCCCCCAGCCTATGCTGCTGGGCCTCCTGGGCCAGTTCCTGGTCATGCCCTTCTATGCTTTCCTGATGGCCAAGGTCTTCATGCTGCCCAAGGCCCTGGCTCTAGGCCTCATCATCACCTGCTCGTCGCCCGGCGGCGGGGGGAGCTACCTCTTCAGCCTCCTCCTTGGAGGGGACGTCACCCTGGCCATCTCCATGACTTTCATCTCAACAGTGGCTGCCACCGGCTTCCTGCCGTTGTCCTCCGCCATCTACAGCCATCTGCTCAGCATCCACGAAACCCTCCACGTGCCCATCTCCAagatcctggggaccctgctgTTCATCGCTATCCCCATAGCAGCAGGCGTGGTGATCAAGTCCAAGCTCCCCAAGTTCTCCCAGTTGCTGCTGCAGGTCATCAAGCCCTTCAGCTTTGTGCTTCTCCTGGGTGGCCTCTTCCTGGCCTACCGCATGGGGGTCTTCATCCTGGCTGGCGTCAGGCTGCCCATCGTACTGGTGGGCCTCACAGTGCCCCTGGTTGGCCTCCTGGTGGGCTACTGTCTGGCCACCTGCCTGAAGCTGCCAGTGGCCCAGCGGCGGACGGTGAGCATTGAGGTAGGGGTGCAGAACAGCCTGCTGGCCTTGGCCATGCTGCAGTTGTCCCTCCGGCGCCTTCAAGCAGACTACGCCTCCCAGGCCCCCTTCATTGTAGCACTGAGCGGCACCTCGGAGATGCTGGCCTTGGTGATTGGCCACTTCATCTACAGCAGCCTGTGCTCAGTCCCCTGA
- the FAM3A gene encoding protein FAM3A has product MRLAGPLRIVALIVAVGLTWIVVSILLGGPGSGFPRIQQLFISPDNSATPEPRARKYKCGLPQPCPEEHLAFRMVSGAANVIGPKICLEDRMLMSSVKDNVGRGLNIALVNGVSGELIEARAFDMWAGDVNDLLKFIRPLHEGTLVFVASYDDPATKMNEETRKLFSDLGSKNVKDLAFRDSWVFVGAKGVQNKSPFEQHVKNSKHTNKYEGWPEALEMGGCIPRRTVAG; this is encoded by the exons ATGAGGTTGGCAG GCCCCCTCCGCATTGTGGCCCTGATTGTCgccgtgggcctcacctggatcgtGGTCAGCATCCTCCTGGGTGGACCTGGCAGTGGCTTTCCTCGCATCCAGCAACTCTTCATCA GCCCAGACAACTCAGCGACCCCAG AGCCACGAGCCCGGAAGTACAAATGCGGCCTGCCCCAGCCATGTCCCGAGGAGCACCTGGCCTTCCGCATGGTCAGCGGAGCTGCCAATGTCATCGGACCAAAGATCTGCCTCGAAGATAGGAT GCTCATGAGCAGTGTCAAGGACAACGTGGGCCGGGGACTGAACATCGCCCTCGTGAATG GGGTCAGCGGTGAGCTCATCGAGGCCCGGGCCTTCGACATGTGGGCAGGAG ATGTCAACGATCTGCTGAAGTTTATCCGGCCACTGCATGAAGGCACCCTGGTGTTTGTGGCATCCTACGACGACCCGGCCACCAA GATGAACGAAGAGACCAGGAAGCTTTTCAGCGATCTGGGCAGCAAGAACGTGAAGGATCTGGCCTTCCGGGACAGCTGGGTGTTTGTGGGGGCCAAGGGCGTGCAGAACAAGAGCCCCTTTGAGCAG CACGTGAAGAACAGTAAGCACACCAATAAGTATGAAGGATGGCCCGAGGCGCTGGAGATGGGAGGCTGCATCCCGAGGAGGACCGTGGCCGGCTAG